From one Enterococcus sp. DIV2402 genomic stretch:
- a CDS encoding replication-associated recombination protein A — MQQPLAYRMRPRNLDEVVGQQHLVGEGKIIRRMVEAKMLSSMILYGPPGTGKTSIASAIAGSTRYAFRMLNAATDTKKDLQIVAEEARMSGTVILLLDEVHRLDKTKQDFLLPHLESGKIIMIGATTENPYITINPAIRSRTQIFEVFPLQEEDILQAIDQALNDNERGLGEFPVRIDEEARRHLSRATNGDLRSALNGLELAVKSTPPKEGTIHLTLSIIEECVQRKALTHDKNGDAHYDVISAFQKSIRGSDVDAALHYLGRLVEAGDLAIICRRLMVIGYEDIGLANPNAASRTVNAVLAAERLGLPEARIPLAQAVVDLCLSPKSNSAYVALDEAIADIRSGQAGDVPNHLRDAHYKGAAELNRGIGYQYPHDFEQAWVNQQYLPDKLKYKHYYQPKSTGKYEQALGMRYQQLQDWKKHS, encoded by the coding sequence ATGCAACAACCACTTGCTTATCGTATGCGTCCTCGAAATTTAGATGAAGTTGTTGGTCAACAACATCTCGTCGGTGAAGGAAAAATTATTCGCCGCATGGTTGAAGCAAAGATGTTATCTTCCATGATTTTATACGGACCACCAGGAACTGGAAAAACGAGTATTGCCAGCGCAATTGCTGGTTCAACACGTTATGCGTTTCGAATGTTGAACGCTGCGACAGATACAAAAAAAGATTTACAAATTGTCGCTGAAGAAGCACGCATGAGCGGCACTGTCATTTTACTATTAGATGAAGTTCATCGTTTAGATAAAACCAAACAAGATTTTTTATTGCCTCATCTTGAAAGTGGTAAAATTATTATGATTGGTGCAACTACTGAAAATCCTTATATCACCATTAACCCAGCGATTCGCAGTCGAACACAAATTTTTGAAGTCTTTCCTTTACAAGAAGAAGATATCTTACAAGCTATCGACCAAGCTTTAAATGATAACGAACGTGGTCTTGGGGAGTTTCCTGTGAGGATTGATGAAGAAGCGCGACGCCATTTATCACGTGCAACAAATGGGGATTTACGCAGTGCTTTAAATGGTCTAGAATTAGCAGTCAAATCCACCCCACCAAAAGAGGGGACAATCCATTTAACCCTCTCGATTATCGAAGAATGTGTGCAACGAAAAGCACTTACTCACGATAAAAATGGGGACGCACATTACGATGTGATTTCCGCCTTTCAAAAATCCATTCGCGGCAGTGATGTGGATGCTGCCTTACATTATTTGGGTCGTCTAGTAGAAGCTGGTGACTTAGCTATTATTTGTCGCCGTTTAATGGTGATTGGCTACGAAGATATAGGATTAGCTAATCCTAACGCTGCCTCGCGCACAGTCAATGCTGTATTAGCTGCTGAAAGGCTAGGTCTTCCCGAAGCACGGATTCCTCTAGCACAAGCTGTGGTGGATCTATGCTTGTCGCCAAAATCGAATAGTGCATATGTCGCTTTAGATGAAGCAATTGCAGATATTCGCAGTGGGCAAGCCGGGGATGTTCCCAACCATTTACGTGATGCGCATTATAAAGGTGCAGCTGAATTAAATCGTGGCATTGGTTATCAATACCCGCATGATTTTGAACAAGCTTGGGTCAATCAACAGTATTTACCAGACAAATTAAAATACAAACATTACTATCAACCAAAAAGCACGGGTAAGTATGAACAAGCTCTAGGCATGCGTTATCAGCAGTTACAAGATTGGAAAAAGCATTCTTAA
- a CDS encoding phosphate-starvation-inducible PsiE family protein, whose amino-acid sequence MKGFNRFDNIVSSVVDIMLGFLVLVVLVVMGESIYHMITAVVPLHSLKDLYPLIEEIATLFILLEIILMLLRYVREGHHIPVRYLILISITAICRELLLAHGGGVEALFLSLAILILVLVLFILEKVKAFHNSGPDEPEEM is encoded by the coding sequence ATGAAAGGTTTTAATCGTTTTGACAATATTGTTAGCTCTGTGGTAGATATTATGCTAGGTTTTCTAGTCCTAGTAGTACTAGTGGTGATGGGGGAATCCATCTATCATATGATTACGGCAGTTGTGCCATTGCATTCACTAAAAGATTTGTATCCATTAATTGAAGAAATTGCAACATTGTTTATCTTGTTAGAAATTATCTTAATGCTTTTACGCTATGTGAGAGAAGGGCATCACATTCCTGTACGCTACTTAATTTTAATCAGTATTACAGCAATTTGTCGTGAACTGTTACTTGCTCATGGTGGTGGAGTGGAGGCATTATTTCTTTCTCTAGCAATTTTAATTTTAGTGCTTGTTTTATTTATTTTAGAAAAAGTCAAAGCCTTTCACAATTCAGGACCAGACGAACCCGAAGAAATGTAA
- a CDS encoding universal stress protein, translating into MLQQYKRIMVAVDGSKEAELAFRKAVNVARRNQAELLLIHVIDTRAFQTVTSFDTVLAEQATDMAKESLAEYAETATSNGVPAVETTIEYGSPKAIIAKQLPAEKEVDLIMLGATGLNAVERLFIGSVSEYVIRHAPCDVLIVRTDLDNHIPEEE; encoded by the coding sequence ATGTTACAACAATACAAACGAATTATGGTCGCAGTCGATGGTTCAAAGGAAGCAGAACTAGCGTTTCGCAAAGCAGTCAACGTAGCGCGAAGAAACCAAGCAGAGTTGTTATTGATTCATGTTATTGATACTCGTGCGTTTCAAACGGTTACTTCTTTTGACACAGTCTTAGCGGAACAAGCGACAGATATGGCGAAAGAATCTTTAGCAGAATATGCGGAGACTGCTACAAGTAATGGTGTTCCTGCAGTCGAAACAACGATTGAATATGGCTCACCAAAAGCAATCATCGCAAAACAACTACCTGCTGAAAAAGAAGTCGATTTAATTATGTTAGGTGCAACAGGTTTAAATGCTGTCGAACGATTATTCATCGGTTCTGTTTCAGAATATGTTATCCGTCATGCACCATGTGATGTCTTAATTGTACGTACCGATTTAGACAATCACATTCCTGAAGAAGAATAA
- a CDS encoding AraC family transcriptional regulator, protein MLQQLNQLMDEIDSHLTEEFSIEELARTVGLSAYHLKRTFSFLSGMTLLEYIRNRKLACANQDLLQGEKVTEVAFKYGYQSVEGFSRAFREWSGYLPSEISKRNTQKTFPKLSFFIDIKGGISMEVKIESKEAFRVVGVSKRVPIQFEGTNQQIIELAQTITPEQRAHMHELGNLYPNQVVNVSYDFEGERLAEQGTLQQLLGFLTTKEPTSSDLETLEISAHTWAIFPNKGPFPETLQQTWARIFSEWLPSSNYELVDAPEISFTNYATNSTDVYSEIWIAVKAK, encoded by the coding sequence ATGTTACAACAATTGAACCAACTAATGGACGAAATCGATTCGCACTTAACGGAAGAGTTTTCGATTGAAGAATTAGCTAGAACAGTCGGACTATCCGCCTATCACCTCAAACGAACTTTTTCATTTCTTTCTGGCATGACTTTATTGGAATACATCAGAAATCGTAAGCTTGCGTGTGCCAATCAAGATTTATTACAAGGCGAAAAAGTTACAGAAGTTGCCTTCAAATATGGCTACCAATCAGTTGAAGGTTTCTCAAGAGCGTTTCGTGAATGGAGTGGTTATTTGCCTTCAGAAATTAGTAAACGTAACACTCAAAAAACCTTTCCTAAACTCTCATTTTTTATTGATATTAAAGGAGGAATTTCAATGGAAGTTAAAATCGAAAGCAAAGAAGCTTTTCGTGTAGTCGGAGTATCTAAACGTGTTCCCATTCAGTTTGAAGGAACGAATCAACAAATTATCGAATTAGCTCAAACAATTACTCCAGAACAACGAGCACACATGCACGAATTAGGCAATCTGTATCCAAATCAAGTGGTCAATGTGTCCTATGACTTTGAAGGAGAACGCTTAGCAGAACAAGGAACGTTACAACAGTTACTTGGTTTCCTAACGACAAAAGAACCGACATCTTCAGATTTAGAGACGCTGGAAATCAGTGCACATACTTGGGCCATTTTCCCTAACAAAGGACCTTTTCCAGAAACATTGCAACAAACATGGGCTCGTATATTTTCCGAATGGCTGCCTTCTTCTAATTATGAATTAGTCGATGCTCCGGAAATCTCATTTACCAACTATGCCACCAATTCAACTGATGTCTATAGTGAAATTTGGATTGCTGTAAAGGCGAAATAA
- a CDS encoding ABC transporter, protein MNKTQLAELLKVNLRYVNPQATNKARKSGKHGAKLTRSIVNQYILSGVIFLAIYGLTMFAIDFSQMPGFFTYYVALFGIIAFSQGISVIYNVFFESRDLAGYLPLPFRQVDIFIAKIIIVAITIIPFTLPVLIVFIMAGMRSGVFVVLAVLLALVLFILYLSLVFSFCSFIVFGLTRTKFFKKHKQLVTTLLLVVSVGVAVVGILLMNSQTDSMGMGMVDRGTISAFLPFFYVMTQPFSLAATLSLGGLLGLNLLSFYLIKVTLLPKMYEQLLDATPGVGATKRTHKPNQNLRQLLFSYNSQLIRDPNLIMQVFSNSILMPMIFIIAFAVTGQINLNFLGMEYLGVCFTVGIALATLSVNPMSFVANIISLDKENFLFIRSLPLSMTNYLKEKFHFAGSLQLIINAVIVVAMGIFFHLPFILLVSALLGNIVATYLLSLRYFVRDYRLLLLDWTNISQLFTRGAGNTGLVFLMMGSMLLNALLIALYVVGVMMYPFWWINGPVFILLVIGCVSWYLYYQRNFWQRFD, encoded by the coding sequence ATGAATAAAACGCAACTAGCTGAATTGCTAAAAGTGAATTTGCGCTATGTTAACCCGCAAGCCACTAATAAAGCCCGCAAATCTGGCAAACATGGTGCTAAATTAACGCGTTCGATTGTTAATCAGTATATTTTATCAGGAGTCATCTTTTTAGCAATTTATGGTTTAACGATGTTTGCGATTGATTTCAGTCAGATGCCGGGATTTTTTACGTATTATGTGGCGTTATTTGGCATTATTGCTTTTTCGCAAGGGATTTCTGTTATTTACAATGTGTTTTTTGAAAGTCGTGACTTAGCAGGCTATTTGCCGTTACCTTTTCGACAAGTAGATATTTTTATAGCTAAAATTATCATTGTTGCGATTACAATTATTCCATTTACGTTACCAGTGTTAATTGTTTTTATTATGGCGGGCATGCGTTCAGGTGTTTTCGTGGTATTGGCTGTTTTATTAGCACTCGTGTTATTTATTTTGTATTTAAGTTTGGTATTTAGCTTTTGTAGCTTCATTGTTTTTGGATTAACGCGAACTAAATTCTTTAAGAAGCATAAACAATTAGTGACGACATTATTGTTAGTTGTATCTGTTGGTGTAGCCGTTGTGGGTATTTTGTTAATGAATAGTCAAACCGATTCAATGGGCATGGGCATGGTTGACCGTGGCACTATTTCGGCATTTCTACCATTTTTCTATGTGATGACTCAGCCGTTTTCTTTGGCAGCTACTCTAAGTTTAGGTGGGTTGCTTGGACTGAATTTGTTGAGTTTCTACTTAATTAAAGTAACCTTATTACCAAAAATGTATGAACAATTACTTGATGCCACACCTGGTGTAGGCGCAACGAAACGAACGCACAAACCAAATCAAAATTTGCGTCAATTATTATTTAGCTATAATTCGCAGTTGATTCGCGATCCTAATTTAATTATGCAAGTATTTTCGAATTCAATTTTAATGCCCATGATTTTTATCATTGCTTTTGCCGTAACAGGGCAAATTAATTTGAATTTTTTAGGGATGGAATATCTCGGTGTCTGTTTTACAGTAGGGATTGCATTAGCTACATTGTCGGTCAATCCGATGTCATTTGTGGCGAATATTATTTCATTAGACAAAGAGAACTTTTTATTTATTCGTTCGTTGCCTTTATCAATGACCAACTATTTAAAAGAAAAATTTCACTTTGCAGGTAGTCTACAATTGATTATTAATGCTGTCATCGTTGTAGCAATGGGAATATTTTTCCATTTGCCATTTATTTTGCTAGTAAGTGCACTCTTAGGAAATATTGTTGCAACTTATTTATTGTCGTTACGTTATTTTGTGCGTGATTATCGTCTGTTATTGTTGGATTGGACGAACATTAGTCAATTGTTTACAAGAGGCGCAGGGAATACAGGTTTAGTCTTTCTAATGATGGGTTCAATGCTTTTAAATGCTCTTTTAATTGCGTTGTATGTGGTTGGGGTGATGATGTACCCATTTTGGTGGATTAATGGTCCAGTATTTATCCTTCTGGTAATTGGCTGTGTAAGTTGGTATCTGTATTATCAACGGAATTTTTGGCAAAGGTTTGATTAA
- a CDS encoding ABC transporter ATP-binding protein, whose product MIELRNVSKVYGTKKALNELNLTIRQGEIFGFLGHNGAGKSTTIKSLVSIIQPTNGTITVDGLDLATNRMEIKKKIGYVPDTPDLFLQLTAGEYWDLMAAAYDIPQTEKEARLIPLAQLFDMLSHQDETISSFSHGMRQKTILIGALLSDPDIWILDEPLQGLDPQAAFDLKEMMRAHADKGKTVIFSTHVLDTAQQLCDQLAILRKGELLYNGSVEELLATAPAESLESIYLKMAGRHAQEAEGFHE is encoded by the coding sequence ATGATTGAATTAAGAAATGTAAGTAAAGTCTACGGTACCAAAAAAGCATTGAATGAATTGAATTTAACGATTCGGCAAGGAGAAATCTTTGGTTTTTTAGGACATAACGGTGCAGGAAAATCAACAACCATTAAGAGTTTAGTCAGTATCATTCAACCAACAAATGGCACCATTACAGTTGATGGTTTGGACTTAGCGACCAATCGGATGGAAATTAAGAAAAAAATTGGCTATGTTCCAGACACGCCGGATCTTTTCTTGCAATTAACAGCAGGAGAATATTGGGATTTAATGGCAGCTGCGTATGATATTCCCCAAACGGAAAAAGAAGCGCGCTTAATTCCTTTAGCACAACTTTTTGATATGCTTAGTCATCAAGATGAAACAATTTCTAGTTTTTCTCATGGGATGCGTCAAAAAACGATTCTTATTGGTGCCTTGCTTTCTGATCCTGATATTTGGATTTTAGATGAGCCGTTGCAAGGGTTAGATCCACAAGCTGCGTTTGATTTAAAAGAAATGATGCGGGCACACGCAGACAAAGGAAAAACAGTTATCTTTTCAACGCATGTTCTTGATACTGCCCAACAACTGTGTGATCAATTAGCTATTTTGAGAAAAGGAGAACTGCTTTATAACGGATCAGTAGAAGAATTGCTAGCCACAGCACCCGCGGAATCATTGGAATCGATTTATTTAAAAATGGCGGGGCGTCACGCACAAGAAGCGGAGGGATTCCATGAATAA
- a CDS encoding YitT family protein, translated as MKRMLTHRQVQDALFVITGAFVLAVSINCILLPNQIVAGGANGISVVLNHMFGWNVAIVLYAINIPLLILCFLLLGKEVGLKTIFGSLIYPFFVGVTANFPVITHDLFLAALFGGIVTGVGLGLVFRGNASTGGTAIISQIVHKYLHVSLGIAILFVDGLVILSALLTFDTDVVLFSLISLFIIGRVVDMVQVGFDRSKNIMIVSQKYTEIQQVLTTTLDKGVTLIPIEGGYSQTPSKLLMTVISEKDFPKVKEAILTIDETAFFVTLNASEVNGRGFSLKKVADDYGVEVNNL; from the coding sequence ATGAAAAGAATGCTTACTCATCGACAAGTGCAAGATGCCTTATTTGTTATCACTGGTGCATTTGTTTTAGCTGTTTCCATTAATTGTATTTTGTTACCAAACCAAATTGTTGCTGGTGGAGCTAACGGAATTAGTGTGGTGTTAAATCACATGTTTGGTTGGAATGTTGCGATTGTATTATACGCGATTAATATTCCATTATTAATTTTATGTTTTTTATTATTAGGGAAAGAAGTTGGCTTGAAGACTATTTTTGGTAGCCTAATCTATCCATTTTTTGTAGGTGTGACGGCGAATTTTCCTGTTATTACACATGACTTATTTCTAGCTGCTTTATTTGGTGGAATTGTCACTGGTGTTGGGCTAGGATTGGTTTTTCGGGGGAATGCTTCAACCGGCGGAACGGCGATTATTTCTCAAATTGTGCATAAATATTTGCATGTATCGTTAGGAATTGCCATCTTGTTTGTGGATGGTTTGGTTATTTTATCGGCATTACTGACTTTTGATACAGACGTGGTATTATTTTCATTAATTAGTTTATTTATTATCGGACGTGTTGTAGATATGGTTCAAGTTGGTTTTGACCGCTCGAAAAATATTATGATTGTGTCGCAAAAATACACAGAAATTCAACAAGTATTAACTACAACCTTAGACAAAGGGGTCACGTTAATCCCGATTGAAGGCGGCTATAGCCAAACGCCAAGTAAATTATTGATGACCGTGATTAGTGAAAAAGACTTTCCAAAAGTAAAAGAAGCGATTTTAACAATCGACGAAACAGCTTTTTTTGTTACGCTGAATGCTAGTGAAGTCAACGGTCGTGGTTTTAGTCTAAAAAAGGTTGCCGATGATTACGGCGTTGAAGTGAACAATTTATAA
- a CDS encoding MalY/PatB family protein: MDKETFIRQYSVERKQTDSLKWDALAERFGDSELLPAWVADMEFAVPETVKNALAQRAAHGVFGYSIVSKDYFNAYKGWQVRHEQTEFREEWLSFSTGVVQSLYDIIDCFTEEGDAVIIQPPVYYPFFYAIQDKHRQLVTSDIQCVNQRYVMDLEDFEQKIIDHQPKLYILCSPHNPLGRVWREEELAAVLAICEKHQVLVLSDEIHSDIVLSGHQFCSSVTVEKGRFLDNLIIVNSPSKTFNLAGLLNSHVWIPNEKLRTQYNDWAKEYKQTEFSLFGQLAAKVAYETGDDWAEGLLATIEDNYHYAKARLTAELPDVVVADLEGTYLMWVDLRAYIAPDDIKGVVQDKAKLAIDFGEWFSPEAKGFIRINLATPPTNIQQAIDQLVVAIKA; this comes from the coding sequence TTGGATAAAGAAACATTCATTCGTCAATATAGTGTGGAACGAAAACAGACGGACTCATTGAAATGGGATGCATTAGCAGAACGTTTTGGCGATAGTGAATTATTGCCAGCATGGGTTGCCGACATGGAATTTGCTGTACCAGAAACTGTCAAAAATGCCTTAGCACAACGAGCTGCACATGGTGTTTTTGGCTATTCAATTGTATCAAAGGATTATTTTAATGCGTATAAAGGATGGCAAGTTCGCCATGAACAAACTGAGTTTCGTGAAGAGTGGTTATCTTTTTCAACGGGAGTCGTCCAATCCTTGTATGATATTATTGATTGTTTTACTGAAGAAGGGGATGCGGTTATTATCCAGCCGCCTGTTTACTATCCTTTTTTCTATGCGATTCAAGATAAACATCGTCAATTAGTTACTTCGGATATTCAATGCGTTAATCAACGATATGTGATGGATTTAGAAGATTTTGAGCAAAAAATTATTGATCATCAACCAAAATTGTATATTTTGTGTTCACCACACAATCCATTAGGACGTGTGTGGCGTGAAGAAGAATTGGCAGCGGTATTGGCAATTTGTGAAAAACATCAGGTATTAGTTTTATCAGATGAAATTCATTCAGATATTGTGTTATCTGGACATCAGTTTTGTTCAAGTGTAACTGTGGAAAAAGGACGTTTTTTGGATAATTTAATCATCGTCAATTCACCTTCAAAGACATTTAATTTAGCAGGTTTGCTGAATTCACATGTGTGGATTCCAAATGAAAAATTGCGCACACAATACAACGATTGGGCCAAAGAATACAAGCAAACAGAATTCAGCTTATTCGGTCAACTAGCAGCCAAAGTTGCGTATGAAACGGGTGATGATTGGGCAGAGGGATTATTAGCGACGATTGAAGATAACTATCACTATGCTAAAGCACGATTAACAGCTGAATTACCAGATGTGGTGGTTGCAGATTTGGAAGGAACGTATCTTATGTGGGTGGACTTACGTGCGTATATTGCGCCAGACGATATTAAAGGTGTCGTGCAAGATAAAGCCAAATTAGCGATTGATTTTGGCGAATGGTTCTCACCTGAAGCAAAGGGCTTCATTCGAATTAACTTAGCAACACCACCAACCAACATTCAACAAGCGATTGACCAACTGGTAGTTGCAATTAAAGCATAA
- a CDS encoding Cof-type HAD-IIB family hydrolase: MAIKGIVLDIDGTLLTNKKVISEKTKEALINAQKNGVKVILASGRPTTGMYSYAKELAMDEYEGLLVSFNGASVVDCKTDEELFNQALSIADAQEVLEHMKQFEVRPMINKEDYMYVNNVYDNLLELPEGPFNIIEYESRGGKFKLCEIDDLAAFVDFPLNKILIAADANYLQENHQAMAAPFEDRLSSMFTAPFYFEFTDKGIDKAKALDTVLPQFGLHAEDLIAFGDGHNDASIIEYAGIGVAMANAVEALKEIADEITLSNDEDGIAILLEKYL, encoded by the coding sequence ATGGCGATTAAAGGTATTGTATTAGATATTGATGGAACATTGTTAACAAATAAAAAAGTTATTAGTGAAAAAACAAAAGAGGCGTTAATTAACGCACAAAAAAATGGGGTAAAAGTCATTTTAGCCTCAGGTCGTCCGACTACTGGAATGTATAGTTATGCTAAAGAATTAGCGATGGATGAATATGAAGGATTGCTGGTTTCGTTTAATGGTGCCAGCGTGGTTGATTGCAAAACAGATGAAGAATTATTTAACCAAGCCTTATCAATTGCCGATGCGCAAGAAGTTTTGGAGCATATGAAGCAATTCGAAGTTCGTCCAATGATTAATAAAGAAGATTATATGTATGTTAATAATGTATACGACAATTTATTAGAGTTACCAGAAGGACCTTTTAATATTATTGAGTATGAATCACGTGGTGGGAAGTTCAAATTATGTGAAATTGATGACTTAGCAGCCTTTGTTGATTTCCCTTTAAATAAAATTTTAATTGCTGCAGATGCGAACTATCTCCAAGAAAATCATCAAGCAATGGCAGCTCCTTTTGAAGATCGGTTGAGCTCAATGTTCACAGCGCCATTTTATTTTGAATTTACCGACAAAGGAATTGATAAAGCGAAAGCACTAGATACCGTCTTGCCACAATTTGGTTTACATGCAGAAGACTTGATAGCTTTTGGTGATGGACATAATGATGCGTCTATTATTGAATATGCGGGGATTGGTGTCGCAATGGCTAATGCTGTCGAAGCGTTAAAAGAAATTGCTGATGAGATTACCTTATCAAATGACGAAGACGGCATTGCAATCTTATTAGAAAAATATTTATAA
- a CDS encoding aldo/keto reductase family protein: MEFVTLNTGIQLPIIGSGTNTFGKVDRAYMGAINGDTTELQEAIALGYRHFDTAIAYRNEAVVGQAIKESGLERSEFFITSKLPGTKEYTADKAAVQKGVEASLQALDTTYIDLYLVHHPWENLEEIVSVWQVLEEYVEQGVLKAIGVSNFEEKELSYLLEHSRIKPAVNQVESHPGKWNDAIIAYSLDNGVIPEAWGPLTRVSQEAQAALTEIGTHYDKTWAQIILRYQIERGVIVIPKSHNKKRQALNLELFDFSLTDSEKATIQAL, from the coding sequence ATGGAGTTTGTAACATTAAATACTGGCATTCAATTACCAATTATTGGTAGTGGGACGAATACCTTTGGAAAAGTTGACCGTGCTTATATGGGTGCAATTAATGGAGATACAACCGAATTACAAGAGGCAATTGCTTTAGGTTATCGTCATTTTGATACGGCGATTGCTTACCGTAATGAAGCAGTCGTTGGTCAAGCAATCAAAGAAAGTGGCTTAGAGCGTAGCGAATTTTTCATCACATCTAAACTTCCGGGAACGAAAGAATATACAGCGGACAAAGCGGCTGTTCAAAAAGGCGTAGAAGCAAGCTTACAGGCGCTGGATACAACATACATTGATTTGTATTTGGTTCATCATCCATGGGAAAATTTAGAAGAAATCGTGTCAGTTTGGCAAGTATTGGAAGAATACGTGGAACAAGGTGTGTTAAAAGCAATCGGTGTTTCTAATTTTGAAGAAAAAGAATTAAGCTACTTACTCGAACATTCACGTATTAAGCCAGCCGTCAATCAAGTAGAATCACATCCAGGTAAGTGGAATGATGCGATTATTGCGTATTCTTTGGATAATGGTGTGATTCCAGAAGCTTGGGGTCCATTAACACGTGTTAGTCAAGAAGCCCAAGCAGCTTTAACTGAAATTGGTACACATTATGATAAAACATGGGCACAAATTATCTTACGTTACCAAATTGAGCGTGGCGTTATTGTGATTCCGAAATCACATAATAAAAAACGGCAAGCATTGAATTTAGAGTTATTTGATTTTTCTTTAACAGACTCAGAAAAAGCAACGATTCAAGCGTTATAA
- a CDS encoding alpha/beta hydrolase, with protein sequence MIKKIQMNRDKPVINLIPKIVYGHRMEGSNAVYRPLSLSLMRPRMSFPYDEKHSNLPVIIWLCGGSFSAMDRNVWTPELAWFAKRGYAVASIDYSVTARAKFPDQIEDVKLAIRYLKAHAEELGLDSQRFIAMGESAGGYLAALVGATANTREYDKGDYLKYSSRVKAVVPWYPLVSVPDFLAAVPRNSLRLFRLREAIHELTQINVPLDALNYPDVTKFISGQTPPFLILHGDADTIVPVSQSHLLYEALKAKGVPAELYIFEGAEHADAPFTQEETKQLIFEFLQRMVD encoded by the coding sequence GTGATTAAAAAAATTCAAATGAACCGTGATAAACCTGTAATTAATTTAATTCCCAAAATTGTCTATGGGCATCGAATGGAAGGTAGTAATGCTGTTTATCGTCCATTAAGTTTGAGTTTGATGCGTCCACGAATGTCATTTCCTTATGACGAAAAGCATAGCAATTTACCCGTCATTATTTGGCTTTGTGGGGGAAGTTTTTCAGCGATGGATCGCAATGTATGGACGCCAGAATTAGCCTGGTTTGCGAAACGAGGCTATGCAGTTGCAAGTATCGATTACAGTGTGACAGCCAGAGCCAAATTTCCCGATCAAATTGAAGATGTCAAATTAGCGATTCGCTATTTAAAAGCACATGCTGAAGAGCTTGGGTTAGATTCGCAACGTTTTATTGCGATGGGAGAATCAGCAGGAGGATATTTAGCAGCTTTAGTTGGTGCGACTGCCAATACTCGTGAGTATGACAAAGGAGACTATTTGAAATATTCAAGTCGTGTCAAAGCGGTTGTTCCTTGGTATCCTTTAGTTTCTGTGCCAGATTTTTTGGCTGCGGTACCACGTAATTCACTGCGTCTGTTTCGCTTGCGAGAAGCTATTCATGAACTCACTCAAATTAATGTACCTTTGGATGCGTTGAACTACCCTGATGTGACAAAATTTATCAGTGGGCAAACGCCCCCATTTTTAATTTTACATGGAGATGCGGATACGATTGTTCCCGTCAGTCAAAGCCATTTATTATATGAAGCGTTAAAAGCTAAAGGTGTTCCTGCTGAATTGTATATTTTTGAAGGGGCAGAACATGCGGATGCTCCGTTTACCCAAGAGGAAACCAAACAACTTATTTTTGAATTTTTACAGCGAATGGTAGACTAA
- a CDS encoding DUF1801 domain-containing protein, whose amino-acid sequence MSMSIEEYEQALPEKWRESYFQLKEIIITHLPTGFELVMQYGMPTFVVPLAVFPEGYLQREDEPLPFVSLGAQKNHLAIYHMGIMGNPPLLTWFQEEYAKQVPTKLNMGKSCIRLTNPKNIPYTLVGELMEKITVEEWIERYTHYQEKSGNRK is encoded by the coding sequence ATTTCAATGTCAATCGAAGAATATGAACAAGCCTTACCTGAAAAGTGGCGAGAGAGTTATTTTCAACTAAAAGAAATTATTATTACGCATTTACCAACAGGATTTGAGCTGGTTATGCAATATGGGATGCCTACTTTTGTTGTTCCTCTAGCGGTGTTTCCAGAAGGATATTTACAACGAGAAGACGAGCCATTACCATTTGTTTCCTTAGGTGCACAAAAGAATCACTTGGCGATTTATCATATGGGTATTATGGGCAATCCGCCATTATTAACTTGGTTTCAAGAAGAATATGCGAAACAGGTACCTACTAAATTAAATATGGGAAAAAGCTGTATTCGTTTGACAAATCCTAAAAATATTCCTTATACTTTGGTTGGTGAACTGATGGAAAAAATAACGGTTGAAGAATGGATTGAACGTTACACACATTATCAAGAGAAAAGTGGCAATCGTAAATGA